TATCACCCAACATCCTATCGGGTTGGAGGATATCGGAACCAACTTATCCGGGTGTTCTGTGTGTGGGCATGCATTGAGCTACACAGCATCAATCCGTGGTATTCTGGAATGTATACTTTTGAAACCGGCCGATTACTGGTTTTAAAACAACGACATCGCGTGCTTTCCAtggaattgaaaaaaccAAACAGCTCGACGATTAAACCGTGTTTTACTTGGGCCAATTCTGTATTGTATAATGACATActgatttttattttcgcaaatttcattttgaatGCATACCGTATTGAGTTCTCTGCAGTATGAGTTTGTCTCTTAACTACAATTTTGTCTCAATTAGTAATGTCAACGTTATTAACTTAAGATTTCCGAGTGGGTCTAACGAGGGTATTACCACTTTTGcaacttttttatgaaCTGATACCCCTTTAGTATAATTGTCTGTTTTTGCAGTTGTCCGCTAGTGctaattcttttactttaaaGTGCAAATCTTAAACCAAATTGACCCATTACTTTCCCTCAGTTTTCTAACACCGCGTTACCTTAATCctgaaatagaaaattttaattgttaatatttttttactatttttttatatttcctTATTGGATTCATATCAGTTACAAAGCAAATTGGACGGTTTACTTATAAACATAGTGTTTTGCATTTCCGATTTCTTCCTGTTTTgctattttgttttgaaataaGATTAAGCAGGTGGTGAATGTGCCGGTTGCCAGGGAACGTCAACACCAAAGCTTTTGAtcttaattattaattttttttctataacAAAGCCACCAATCTGACAAACTGGTAGTTTACTATATATATTGCTCCATTGCATACTGAATTATCTGTGTGTGTAAACCACCGGTACTCAGTTTTCTTAATTCTAATTGCAACCGCATTCGGACTTCATTAATTTGCATAAAGCAGCGATTAAGACTTACTTTATCATTCATTGCTTTCCTTTTCTCTCATATTTTGAACGCAAGGAAATCACAAGATGGCATTTGGgagcaaaattttaaacattGGATCTAAGTCTGATGAGTATAACGACGATGCAGTACCTCTCGACCAAGTCGAAGAGGGTGCGCAAGAGCGTCGCTATTACTTGGGGTTGACAAAGCGCGAATTTAAACTTATGATGCTTGCAGGTGTCGGGTTTTTCCTTGACAGTTACGATCTTTTTATCATCAATTTAGTTACTCccatttttgaatatctttATTGGGGTGGTATTGAAAAAGGTCCCACAGGAAAAGGCCATTATCCCTCTGGTATTCGTGGTCTTGTAAATGCGTCAGCCAATATTGGTAACATTTTTGGACAACTGTTATTTGGTTTTATGGGTGATTTCTTTGGCCGTAAATTTGTCTACGGTAAAGAAATGGTTATTGTTATCATCGCTACTGTTCTGGTTATCGCTATGCCTAAAAGCATTCATTCTCCTCTTTCGAAAATGATGTGGGTTTTCTGTTGGCGTTGGTTGCTCGGTGTAGGTATTGGTGGTGATTATCCAATGTCTGCCGCTATCACTTCTGAGCgtagtaaaattaaacgACGTGGTACacttatttctttaatttttgccTTCCAAGGTTTCGGAACTCTTGCTGGTGCCATTGTTACCATCATCCTTTTGGGTTGTTTCGAACATCCATTGAATCGGGAAGGTCATTATCATAAACTCGAAGGTGTCTGGCGTCTTCAATTTGGTCTTGCTTTGGTTCCTGCTATTGGTGTTCTTATTCCCCGTCTCATCATGAAAGAATCTAAATCATACGAGAATTCTAAAGCACTTAATAGTGCTGAAGGAAAAGATCCAAAGGCATTCTTCAATACCGATGATGAGGACAATATGAAGAAGTCATCTAGCCATGGTGACTCCGAGGTTGTCGAAGCTTCTGATCGTTATGCTAATCAAGCAGATGCTGCTGACGCTGAAGTTGATAACATTGAAAAACAATTTGCCGCAGTTACAACCCCTGAAAACAGCAGTGGATTTATCACTTACTTCAGACAATGGCGTCATTTTAAGCATCTTTTGGGTACATCTGTTTGTTGGTTTCTGTTGGATATTGCCTTTTACGGTGTCAATCTTAATCAATCTGTCATTCTCAAGAATATTGGCTTCAGTACTGGTACGAACGAATACCGCACATTGATGAAAAACGCAATTGGCAACTTGATTATCGCTGTTGCCGGCTATGTTCCTGGATACTGGTTCAACGTCTTCCTTGTTGAAATTCTTGGACGTAAATGGATTCAACTACAAGGCTTCGTGATTACTGGTTTGATGTTTGCAATTTTGGCAGGACGTTGGAACGAAATTTCCACTGGTGGTCGATTTGCTTGTTTTGTTATTGCCCAACTGTTTTCTAACTTTGGTCCCAACTCCAccacttttatttatccCGCTGAGGTTTTCCCTGCACGCGTACGTGGTACTGCTCATGGTGTTTCAGCTGCTTTGGGTAAATGTGGCGCTATTCTTGCATCACttctttttaactttttgaCCGGTGTTATTGGATATGGTAACGTTATGTGGATTTTCTGCGGATGCATGTGGGGTGGCATTCTTTTCACACTTTTGCTTCCTGAAACAAAGGGTCGTGATgctgatgaaattgatagGTTGGAATTATTTTATGGCAAGGACGGCAAAGTTCAATGTGATAGCAAGTGGAAGAGCTGGTATTTTAATGGaatcttttaattaaatcataATGCCGCAtactttgctttttttcttggtacatataattttataatacTTAAAACATGATTCCCTTCgtcttttgaaaagtttaataTACCTTGGTTACTGCTTCTGTTACCAGGTTTGGCCAAATATTTAGTTTTGTTCGTTTGCTTTAATAAAAGGGGACAGTTTTCGGTTAGTTTGTGTTTATTCAGCgataattaataaaaattttaaaattgacGAAATAACGCTCTCTATGCTTTTTCTCGCTATAGACTTTATTAGTATAACCTAGCTAACTAAGGTAGGCGTTGCTAAGGTAAAGCAGTCACGATTATTGTGACGTGCTAATTAGCAAAAAGGTATATATAGCATAGCCCCCCTAATGAACTattcttttacaaaatttggGAATGTGAATTTACTCTACTTTGtgttaaattattaatagtCAAGGAAAACTAGGcatgcaaaagaaaagccttatgttaaattttaaatgttaAATTACAATTAGATTCATAGTTTGGCTTGCTATACCTTAGAAAGTTATTTTATAGAGCATGCGcgaatttaaatttatggTACGAGTGTTTTCATTGATTAACTGTTTGTTGCTTTCTTTCTACTTATTATCTCCATTTGGATAAGAAAGCATAAGCATTCGTTTTATACAAATCAGAGTGACATATAGTCTActtaaatttacaattgaTTAGACTTTGATAAATGTAactgaaaatttttgttcatATCGAAGGTCAGCgtctaaaatttttagcaTGTTGACTGAATTCTTTAAACCTTTTGAGTTAAACTGAAAGCTGATtaattaaacaattataTCTTGGTCTGGGGAACGGAAACCCAGTGATTTTGTGTATGACATTTTTTGTGATGTCTTGCGATATTCACAATTTAATGATATATGCTGATTATCTTGTCTTCTAAATTAAGATAagtataaaataaaaatcgtTAAAAATCTTAATTTACTATACGTTGAAGCTTCTTAAAAAGCTAtgttctttaaaaaaaatggtgGTCAGCAACAAATACCAGTCTTTTTCTGCAAATAATAGTGTTATGAAAACAGCATTACTTGGTTTTGAGCGTTCATGCCTACATCTTAATACAGGGTTAGGGCATTTACAAGTCGTACGCGTATGATGTTTGAGATTTACGGGAAGTGCCGATATTTTCTCATCGCTACGCGGTAGTCAGTTTCTGGATTTGCTGTTTGGAAAATTAGGACAAAATTTTGGTTCGGGACACATTTACAGAAAATTgtagtttttgttttctcaGCTAAAAGAGAACTCGGCATTACGTGGGACATGTTTGAACAACAGGGGAATAGTCGCTGCTTGAAACATCCGGAAATAGTTTTATTcggaaattaaaaacaagtTTATGGCGTTGTTGGTTTCGTTTGTGACAGGTTGGAACGGCAATGTGCTAGTTTAGATCGGCTTTGATCCTTTTTGATGAGAAATTGATGGTCTACGCGTGGTATTTAAGGTCTCATGTTCGCACTCTGCTTCTTTGGTTACAACCAAACTTTTAGTGATTCCTACAACTTTTTAAGGTAGCGTTCAATGTTCttgcaaaatttattcCTTGGCTTTTTGGCCGTCGTTTGTGCCAACGCTCAGTTCGCTGAATTTACAGCTTTTGATGGtaaatttgatttcaaGGAACATTTGACTTCCCGTAGCCCCTATCATAAACCCTACTTTTACGGCCCAAGCATTGACTTTCCCACCACTTGTAAGATAAAGCAGGTCCATACTCTTCAAAGACATGGTTCTCGTAATCCTACCGGTGGAAATGCTGCTTTCGATGCTGTTGGAATCGCTAACTTTCAGCAAAGATTGCTTAATGGATCAGTTCCTATTGATTATAGTGTCTCAGGAAATCCATTAAGTTTTGTACCAACTTGGACTCCTGTTATTGAAGCTGCTAATGCTGATGCCCTTTCTAGCAGTGGCCGTGTCGAGTTATTTGACATGGGACGCCAATTTTACGAGCGTTACCATGAGCTCTTTAATGCTAGTACTTACAACATTTACACTGCCGCCCAGCAGCGCGTTGTAGATTCTGCTCTTTGGTATGGATATGGTATGTTTGGTGAAGACGTTCATAATTTTACCAATTATATCCTTGTTTCAGAGAATGCTACTGCTGGATCCAATTCCTTGTCTAGTTACAACGCTTGCCCTGCTTCGGACGCGGATGATTTCACTACCCCTGCTCTCGAAGCTTGGAGAAATGTTTACATGCCTCCTATTCGTCAACGTTTAAACCCTTACTTTTCCAACTATAATCTTACCAACGACGATATCCTTAACTTATACGGAATTTGCAGTTATGAAATTGCCCTTCAAGACTATAGCGAATTCTGTAAGTTGTTTAACTCCGTTGACTTCTTGAATTTTGAGTATGAGGGAGATCTCTCATTTTCCTATGGAATGGGTAACTCCGTCAAATGGGGTTCGATCTTTGGAGGTGCCTATGCTAATAGCCTTGCAAATTCCCTCCGCAGCGTCGAAAACAATACTCAACAAGTTTTCTTCGCCTTTACTCATGATGCCAATATTATTCCTGTTGAAACTGCTCTTGGATTCTTCACTGACAATACTCCTGAGAATCCATTGCCTACTTCCTACCAAGTCCACTCTCACTCCATGAAGGCTTCTGAATTTGTCCCATTTGCTGGTAATTTGATTACTGAGCTTTTCCAATGTGAAGATTCTAAGTACTATGTCCGCCATCTTGTTAACGAGGAGGTATTCCCTTTGAGCGACTGTGGCTTTGGACCCTCTAATACATCCGATGGTATGTGTGAGTTGTACGCCTACTTGAATTCTCCCGTTCGTGTGAATGGTACCTCTAATGGTATCCAGAACTTTGACACTCTTTGCAATGCTAGTGCTGTGGCTGCTGTTTATCCTTATTAAACGTATATCTCTTTTTAAACTTAAACCTGAAGGTGGCTTTATCCTTGAGTCTATAATTGTTTTAGATTCCACTCTTCTATCATTTACTTTGCAAcgttctttatttttaatagattgattttttaaacccTATAATTCCGGTTGTTTATAAAATGTAAGAGCTATTTGACTTAAAGCGAAAAATTGCATAATATAAGCAGAGGATAGTTTATGTAGGAGATAATGTAATCTGCTCTATAAAACTGTCAAATTGTCTGTCAGAAGCACAACATTAATAAGCAGTCCGCTTTCTTACTTTAAATTCgattaaacaaatatatgCGACGAGtagaaataaaagcaaaCTTCAACCTTTGGTTCAACATATGCTTTCTGCCGTTGCGTGTACAAACCTATACGTGCACAACGTTGTTTAAGGTGTTTCTTTGACAATACTCTCACCATATAAAGATTACgatttttttagaagagATGACTAATTACGCGATacctaaaaaatttcactCTAAGCGAATCTAAGATGTCCTAAGTTTCGCATATGTATTTTGGCGAAAATTGATGCCAAATCAatattaaacaaagaaaaacagTGAATAGTACAGcaaacttgaaaaatgaaaatggtACATTGCGCCATTTTTCGAGTTAATTACTATAAATCATATTCAATATTAGTCAACTCTTTCATTCCCTTTATTTCGTAACTTAAAGTTGGAAATGAATTACGCTTCGGATAGTACAGTTAAGACACTTTCAGCCCATGAAATTCCGTCATTTTGTATTgaataaatcaaataaaaagatgCATTTAAGTTCTACATAGATActttattgcttttttcatCACATTCAAACACTACTAGCTAttggttttgtttttgaagaatataCTTCATGTTTCGTATGAAGTGCTACGATGAAACAATTTTGCGGATGTTATTGTTTCTCTAAATCATCCCAAAACCATGCAGTATTTCATCACGTCCCTGataaatgcaaaaaaataatttaaatggTTACATTCAACTTCCCTCTTTTGTGCAACTGAGACAAAATATCAGCCGTGTAACAGCAtaataattgttttacTACAAACATTGAGTCACTACGTGGAAGCATGCTAAAAACATTCCAAAATTCTATGTTTCTATACATGCCTCTGAATGAAAAGCAGTAAAATCTTTGTTTCCTTTCGCAACAACGCATGAACTTTTatgttttctatttatCGTTTATAGGgtgaaaattgaatttaacTTGAACCAATGGGTTTCGTTATAGTTGTCAAGACTTAGTTTGATTCACTttct
This region of Schizosaccharomyces pombe strain 972h- genome assembly, chromosome: II genomic DNA includes:
- the pho84 gene encoding inorganic phosphate transporter: MAFGSKILNIGSKSDEYNDDAVPLDQVEEGAQERRYYLGLTKREFKLMMLAGVGFFLDSYDLFIINLVTPIFEYLYWGGIEKGPTGKGHYPSGIRGLVNASANIGNIFGQLLFGFMGDFFGRKFVYGKEMVIVIIATVLVIAMPKSIHSPLSKMMWVFCWRWLLGVGIGGDYPMSAAITSERSKIKRRGTLISLIFAFQGFGTLAGAIVTIILLGCFEHPLNREGHYHKLEGVWRLQFGLALVPAIGVLIPRLIMKESKSYENSKALNSAEGKDPKAFFNTDDEDNMKKSSSHGDSEVVEASDRYANQADAADAEVDNIEKQFAAVTTPENSSGFITYFRQWRHFKHLLGTSVCWFLLDIAFYGVNLNQSVILKNIGFSTGTNEYRTLMKNAIGNLIIAVAGYVPGYWFNVFLVEILGRKWIQLQGFVITGLMFAILAGRWNEISTGGRFACFVIAQLFSNFGPNSTTFIYPAEVFPARVRGTAHGVSAALGKCGAILASLLFNFLTGVIGYGNVMWIFCGCMWGGILFTLLLPETKGRDADEIDRLELFYGKDGKVQCDSKWKSWYFNGIF
- the pho1 gene encoding extracellular acid phosphatase Pho1; amino-acid sequence: MFLQNLFLGFLAVVCANAQFAEFTAFDGKFDFKEHLTSRSPYHKPYFYGPSIDFPTTCKIKQVHTLQRHGSRNPTGGNAAFDAVGIANFQQRLLNGSVPIDYSVSGNPLSFVPTWTPVIEAANADALSSSGRVELFDMGRQFYERYHELFNASTYNIYTAAQQRVVDSALWYGYGMFGEDVHNFTNYILVSENATAGSNSLSSYNACPASDADDFTTPALEAWRNVYMPPIRQRLNPYFSNYNLTNDDILNLYGICSYEIALQDYSEFCKLFNSVDFLNFEYEGDLSFSYGMGNSVKWGSIFGGAYANSLANSLRSVENNTQQVFFAFTHDANIIPVETALGFFTDNTPENPLPTSYQVHSHSMKASEFVPFAGNLITELFQCEDSKYYVRHLVNEEVFPLSDCGFGPSNTSDGMCELYAYLNSPVRVNGTSNGIQNFDTLCNASAVAAVYPY